One window from the genome of Pseudonocardia hierapolitana encodes:
- a CDS encoding trans-aconitate 2-methyltransferase — translation MTATSWDPALYLDFDDHRSRPFRDLLARVGATSPRRVVDLGCGPGHLTGVLAGRWPGAEVSALDSSPEMVVAARERGIAAELADVVDWAPAPDTDVVITNAVLQWVPSHPRLLPRWLQALPAGAWFAMQVPGNFGAPSHALVRELLAEPRWRGSVELRGELAVPEPAEYAELFAAHAADVDVWETTYLQRLTGEDPVLQWISATALRPVRDALPADDYAAFRAELAPRLRAAYPMRPDGSTWFPFRRIFAVAHKA, via the coding sequence GTGACCGCGACGTCCTGGGATCCCGCGCTCTACCTCGACTTCGACGACCACCGCTCGCGCCCGTTCCGCGACCTGCTCGCGCGGGTGGGAGCCACGTCCCCGCGCCGCGTCGTCGACCTCGGCTGCGGCCCCGGCCACCTCACCGGAGTCCTCGCCGGCCGCTGGCCCGGCGCGGAGGTCAGCGCGCTGGACTCCTCCCCGGAGATGGTCGTGGCCGCGCGGGAGCGGGGGATCGCCGCGGAGCTGGCCGACGTCGTCGACTGGGCACCGGCGCCCGACACCGACGTCGTGATCACCAACGCGGTGCTGCAGTGGGTGCCGTCGCACCCGCGGCTGCTGCCCCGCTGGCTGCAGGCCTTGCCTGCGGGCGCGTGGTTCGCGATGCAGGTTCCGGGCAACTTCGGCGCCCCGTCCCACGCCCTGGTCCGGGAGCTGCTCGCCGAGCCGCGGTGGCGGGGGAGCGTGGAGCTGCGCGGCGAGCTCGCCGTTCCGGAGCCTGCCGAGTACGCGGAGCTCTTCGCCGCGCACGCGGCGGACGTCGACGTCTGGGAGACCACCTACCTGCAGCGGCTCACCGGGGAGGACCCGGTGCTGCAGTGGATCAGCGCCACCGCGCTGCGTCCGGTCCGGGACGCGCTGCCCGCCGACGACTACGCGGCCTTCCGGGCCGAGCTGGCACCCCGACTGCGGGCGGCGTACCCGATGCGTCCGGACGGGAGCACCTGGTTCCCGTTCCGCCGCATCTTCGCGGTGGCGCACAAGGCGTAG
- the sigJ gene encoding RNA polymerase sigma factor SigJ translates to MLTDERVFEEHRAHLVRVGYRITGSVADAEDAVQEAWLRLAGLDEAARADIRDERAWLTTVVGRLCLDRLRSAAARRERYVGPWLPEPLITTGDPDEPLAAVVRDEGVRMAAMVVLERLSPPQRVAFVLHEALALPYAQIAEVLGCPEATARQHAARARKIVADADPPPRVTTAEQETVLARFAEAMARADGAALVELLHPDVVWVSDSDGKAKAARRPILGAEKVARLLLGLLATYGEDMIRRSSMLQVNGDLGLRTPAVESPAGAVAVFAVRDGRIAAVYHVVNPEKLAHLQGPDAPGTLRRNPGR, encoded by the coding sequence GTGTTGACCGACGAGCGTGTGTTCGAGGAGCACCGGGCACATCTCGTCCGGGTCGGGTACCGGATCACCGGCAGCGTCGCCGACGCGGAGGACGCCGTGCAGGAGGCCTGGCTGCGCCTCGCCGGGCTGGACGAGGCCGCGCGGGCGGACATCCGCGACGAGCGCGCGTGGCTCACCACCGTTGTCGGGCGCCTGTGCCTCGACCGGCTGCGTTCGGCGGCCGCCCGCCGCGAGCGGTACGTCGGCCCGTGGCTGCCCGAGCCGCTGATCACCACCGGCGATCCCGACGAGCCGCTCGCCGCGGTGGTGCGCGACGAGGGCGTGCGGATGGCCGCGATGGTCGTCCTGGAGCGCCTGTCGCCGCCGCAGCGGGTGGCGTTCGTGCTGCACGAGGCACTCGCCCTGCCGTACGCGCAGATCGCCGAGGTGCTCGGCTGCCCGGAGGCCACCGCCCGGCAGCACGCGGCGCGGGCGCGCAAGATCGTGGCCGACGCCGACCCGCCGCCGCGGGTGACCACCGCCGAGCAGGAGACCGTGCTGGCCCGGTTCGCCGAGGCGATGGCGCGGGCCGACGGCGCCGCGCTGGTCGAGCTGCTGCACCCGGACGTCGTCTGGGTGAGCGATTCGGACGGCAAGGCGAAGGCCGCCCGCCGCCCCATCCTCGGCGCGGAGAAGGTGGCCAGGCTGCTGCTCGGCCTGCTCGCGACGTACGGCGAGGACATGATCCGCCGCTCGTCGATGCTGCAGGTCAACGGCGATCTCGGCCTCCGCACGCCTGCCGTCGAGTCACCCGCGGGCGCCGTCGCGGTCTTCGCGGTCCGCGACGGCCGGATCGCCGCCGTCTACCACGTCGTCAACCCCGAGAAGCTGGCGCATCTGCAGGGGCCAGACGCACCCGGCACGCTGCGTCGAAACCCTGGTCGGTGA
- a CDS encoding XdhC family protein — MTEAGAAPVSGLRELGAALRKWAPDGVGVVRVLARHGFGTVESGQLVAGTAGGAVAGALYRGTLDDAVLPLAAAAVSGPQTREAHVAEATALDAGLACAGGATLLGHPLPAEQAAALGEALERGAPAALVSTAQGAGAIVLAGPELEAVHGSLGTPELDTEATGAARGLLRRGATATERVPAGDVELLVDIWVPVPSVLVAGAGAIGEALLAQAGLLGWAARAETDLDAVHSAVAAFTDADVLVLLDHAPAFDVVLVDALRRGRGFIGALGSRRTQAARRERLLAAGLTEAELARLHGPVGLDLGARTPAETAVSIVAQVVAARSGRTGSALAAGDGRIG, encoded by the coding sequence GTGACGGAAGCGGGCGCGGCCCCCGTGTCGGGGCTCCGGGAGCTCGGTGCGGCATTGCGGAAGTGGGCGCCCGACGGCGTGGGTGTGGTGCGCGTGCTCGCGCGCCACGGGTTCGGCACGGTCGAGAGCGGGCAGCTCGTGGCGGGCACGGCGGGTGGCGCCGTGGCCGGTGCGCTCTACCGCGGCACGCTCGACGACGCGGTCCTCCCGCTGGCCGCGGCGGCGGTGTCCGGGCCGCAGACCCGCGAGGCGCACGTCGCGGAGGCCACCGCGCTCGACGCGGGCCTCGCCTGCGCAGGCGGCGCCACGCTGCTGGGCCACCCGCTGCCCGCCGAGCAGGCGGCCGCGCTGGGTGAGGCCCTCGAACGGGGCGCGCCGGCCGCGCTGGTCTCGACCGCGCAGGGCGCGGGGGCGATCGTGCTCGCGGGGCCCGAGCTCGAGGCCGTGCACGGGTCACTGGGCACGCCCGAGCTCGACACGGAGGCCACCGGGGCCGCCCGCGGGCTGCTGCGCCGCGGTGCCACCGCCACCGAGCGCGTGCCGGCCGGCGACGTCGAGCTGCTGGTCGACATCTGGGTCCCGGTGCCGTCGGTGCTGGTCGCCGGGGCGGGCGCCATCGGCGAGGCGCTGCTCGCGCAGGCCGGGCTGCTCGGCTGGGCGGCGCGTGCCGAGACCGACCTCGACGCCGTCCACAGCGCCGTCGCCGCGTTCACCGACGCCGACGTCCTCGTGCTGCTCGACCACGCGCCCGCGTTCGACGTCGTGCTGGTCGACGCGCTCCGGCGGGGCCGGGGGTTCATCGGCGCGCTGGGGTCGCGCCGCACCCAGGCCGCGCGCCGCGAGCGGCTACTGGCCGCAGGCCTCACCGAGGCCGAGCTGGCCCGCCTGCACGGGCCGGTCGGGCTCGACCTGGGCGCGCGCACCCCGGCGGAGACGGCGGTGTCGATCGTCGCGCAGGTCGTGGCGGCCCGGTCCGGGCGGACGGGCAGCGCGCTCGCCGCAGGCGACGGCCGGATCGGCTGA
- a CDS encoding HNH endonuclease family protein, whose translation MTVRKGRWADVILVVLFTAVLTGLTGCAEFQVRIDPAPIPTGDAATVLATLPVKGRAPLTGYDREQFGQSWRDIDRNGCDQRNDVLARDLAEVEYRPGTDSCVVLAGMFADPYSGRTIPFRRGRDTSDDVQIDHVVALADAWRTGAQQLDVDVRERFANDPLNLMATQGSVNQQKGDGDAATWLPPARGFRCDYVARQVAVKAKYRLWVTDAERDAIAGVLSGCPGQELPPDSGIAGA comes from the coding sequence ATGACCGTGCGTAAGGGGCGATGGGCTGACGTCATTCTCGTCGTCCTCTTCACCGCAGTGCTGACGGGGCTGACGGGCTGCGCCGAGTTCCAGGTGCGGATCGACCCGGCCCCGATCCCCACCGGCGACGCCGCCACGGTGCTCGCCACGCTCCCGGTCAAGGGCAGGGCGCCGCTCACCGGGTACGACCGGGAACAGTTCGGCCAGAGCTGGCGCGACATCGACCGCAACGGCTGCGACCAGCGCAACGACGTGCTCGCACGCGACCTCGCCGAGGTCGAGTACCGGCCCGGGACGGACTCGTGCGTGGTGCTGGCCGGCATGTTCGCCGACCCGTACTCCGGCCGCACGATCCCGTTCCGGCGCGGGCGGGACACCAGCGACGACGTGCAGATCGACCACGTCGTGGCGCTGGCCGACGCGTGGCGGACCGGCGCCCAGCAGCTCGACGTCGACGTCCGCGAGCGGTTCGCGAACGACCCGCTCAACCTGATGGCCACGCAGGGTTCGGTCAACCAGCAGAAGGGCGACGGCGACGCGGCCACCTGGCTCCCACCCGCCCGCGGCTTCCGTTGCGACTACGTGGCCCGGCAGGTGGCGGTGAAGGCCAAGTACCGGCTGTGGGTCACGGACGCGGAGCGGGACGCGATCGCCGGGGTGCTGAGCGGATGCCCCGGCCAGGAACTGCCGCCCGACTCGGGCATCGCCGGGGCGTAG
- a CDS encoding YdcF family protein, producing MAALVVGGTAFRVWQVARVDDREPVDAVIVLGAAQYDGEPSSIFAYRLRHAEALYEDGLAPRIVTTGGGRIGDAYTEAEAGRRYLIERGVPAESVIAVAEGSDTLGSLQAVAARAEQDGWSSALVVSDPWHSLRARTMARDSGLDAWTSPTRSGPVVQTRETQLRYIVRETAALLYYQLTHASVDTESTGLG from the coding sequence ATGGCCGCGCTGGTGGTCGGGGGCACCGCGTTCCGGGTGTGGCAGGTCGCGCGGGTCGACGACCGGGAGCCGGTCGACGCCGTGATCGTGCTCGGAGCCGCGCAGTACGACGGCGAGCCCAGCTCGATCTTCGCCTACCGGCTGCGGCACGCGGAGGCCCTGTACGAGGACGGCCTCGCCCCGCGGATCGTCACCACCGGCGGCGGCCGGATCGGCGACGCCTACACCGAGGCCGAGGCCGGGCGGCGTTACCTGATCGAGCGCGGGGTGCCCGCCGAGTCCGTGATCGCCGTCGCCGAGGGATCGGACACGCTCGGCAGCCTGCAGGCCGTGGCCGCGCGGGCCGAACAGGACGGGTGGTCGAGCGCTCTCGTCGTGAGCGATCCGTGGCACTCGTTGCGAGCCCGCACCATGGCCCGCGACAGCGGGCTCGACGCGTGGACCTCGCCCACCCGCAGCGGCCCGGTGGTGCAGACGCGGGAGACGCAGCTGCGCTACATCGTCCGCGAGACGGCGGCGCTCCTGTACTACCAGCTCACCCACGCGTCCGTGGACACCGAGTCCACCGGGCTGGGATGA
- a CDS encoding deoxyguanosinetriphosphate triphosphohydrolase, translated as MTTEYSAHDRARPAPESPKGAGKERRSPFARDRARVLHSAALRRLAGKTQVVGPGEGAEISGVPRTRLTHSLEVAQIGRGIAEELGCDPDVVDTAGLAHDIGHPPFGHNGERALDEFAADCGLDGGFEGNAQTLRILTRLEPKIDGVGLNLTRASLDASCKYPWVRRPGDRKYGAYPEDADVFAWVREGAQEERRCLEAQIMDWSDDVAYSVHDVEDGILAGRIDLAALGVPGERAALVDLAVRHFGGEASALAEAADALLALPVVAAVRGFSAASASAADHVALKRLTSELVGRFVHAAVDATGAAHGDRPLLRYTADLVVPAPAAAEVALLKAVALRYVMSDPGRLAMQARQRLLLVELATALRDGAPESLDPVFATEWKSAADDAARLRVVLDQVAILTDQQAVARHRAVAR; from the coding sequence ATGACGACCGAGTACTCCGCGCACGACCGAGCCCGTCCGGCGCCGGAGTCCCCGAAGGGCGCGGGCAAGGAGCGGCGCAGCCCGTTCGCCCGCGACCGCGCCCGGGTGCTGCACTCGGCGGCCCTGCGCCGGCTGGCCGGCAAGACCCAGGTCGTCGGGCCGGGGGAGGGCGCCGAGATCAGCGGCGTGCCGCGCACGCGGCTCACCCACTCGCTGGAGGTCGCGCAGATCGGGCGCGGCATCGCCGAGGAGCTGGGCTGCGACCCGGACGTCGTCGACACGGCCGGGCTCGCCCACGACATCGGTCACCCGCCGTTCGGGCACAACGGGGAGCGCGCCCTCGACGAGTTCGCGGCCGACTGCGGGCTCGACGGCGGTTTCGAGGGCAACGCGCAGACGCTGCGCATCCTCACCCGGCTGGAACCCAAGATCGACGGGGTGGGCCTCAACCTCACGCGGGCCTCGCTGGACGCCTCGTGCAAGTACCCGTGGGTGCGCAGGCCCGGTGATCGCAAGTACGGCGCCTACCCCGAGGACGCCGACGTGTTCGCCTGGGTCCGCGAGGGTGCGCAGGAGGAACGGCGCTGCCTCGAGGCGCAGATCATGGACTGGTCCGACGACGTCGCGTACTCGGTGCACGACGTCGAGGACGGCATCCTCGCCGGGCGCATCGACCTCGCCGCGCTCGGCGTGCCGGGGGAGCGGGCCGCGCTCGTGGACCTCGCCGTGCGGCACTTCGGAGGCGAGGCTTCTGCGCTCGCGGAGGCCGCGGACGCGCTGCTGGCGCTCCCGGTCGTCGCCGCCGTGCGCGGCTTCTCGGCCGCCTCCGCGTCCGCCGCCGACCACGTCGCGCTCAAACGGCTCACCAGCGAGCTCGTGGGACGGTTCGTGCACGCCGCCGTCGACGCCACCGGCGCCGCTCACGGCGACCGGCCGCTGCTGCGCTACACCGCCGACCTCGTCGTGCCCGCCCCGGCCGCGGCGGAGGTCGCCCTGCTCAAGGCGGTGGCGCTGCGCTACGTGATGAGCGACCCCGGCAGGCTCGCCATGCAGGCCCGCCAGCGCCTGCTGCTCGTCGAGCTGGCCACGGCCCTGCGCGACGGCGCCCCGGAGTCCCTCGACCCGGTGTTCGCCACCGAGTGGAAGTCCGCCGCCGACGACGCGGCCCGGCTGCGCGTGGTGCTCGACCAGGTCGCGATCCTCACCGACCAGCAGGCCGTCGCCCGCCATCGCGCCGTCGCCCGCTGA
- the dnaG gene encoding DNA primase, which translates to MAGRIRDNDIAEVRDRVRVDEVVGEYVALRRAGAGSLKGLCPFHDEKTPSFNVRPSHGTFHCFGCGEGGDAIAFLMKMDHISFVEAVERLAERVGYRLTYEGGGSSVQRDRGTRSRLLEANKKAAEFYAAQLHTPEAAPAIQFLTSRGFDVAAAQRFGCGYAPAGWDSLTRHLLAAGFTLDELMKAGLSKEGRRGPIDRFHRRLLWSIKDLGGDVVGFGARRLFDDDGIEAKYLNTSDTPVYRKTHVLFGLDLAKREIAKRRQVVVVEGYTDVMAMHQAGVPTAVASCGTAFGAEHIAVIRRLIGDDSFDLGEVIYTFDGDAAGQAAALKAFEGDQSFAAQTFVAVAPDGQDPCELRQSHGDTAVRDLVARREPLFEFAIRSMLRDHNLDTAEGRVAALQRTVPLVARIKREDLRDEYARRLAGWTSWDDIAMVVRRVREAAGAPPEPVRGARNGRREPPTPPPKDDPRLHLQREALKAALQIPAVAGPSYDELPEQVFVHPAFAAVHRAVQAAGGVCSGREGHAWLEAVLAECPQEARPLVTELAVEPLELPRRNTDEARYVGSVIAGVRLALVEAQVAELKARLQRTNPVEEPDAYHQLFGDLVPLEQYRIALREQAAR; encoded by the coding sequence GTGGCGGGCCGGATCCGGGACAATGACATCGCGGAGGTCCGCGACCGAGTCCGGGTCGACGAGGTCGTCGGCGAGTACGTGGCCCTGCGCCGGGCCGGAGCCGGGTCGCTGAAGGGCCTCTGTCCCTTCCACGACGAGAAGACGCCGTCGTTCAACGTCCGCCCCAGCCACGGCACGTTCCACTGCTTCGGCTGCGGCGAGGGCGGCGACGCCATCGCGTTCCTCATGAAGATGGACCACATCTCGTTCGTCGAGGCGGTGGAGCGGCTCGCCGAGCGGGTCGGGTACCGCCTCACCTACGAGGGTGGCGGCAGCTCGGTGCAGCGCGACCGCGGCACGCGCTCCCGGTTGCTCGAGGCCAACAAGAAGGCCGCCGAGTTCTACGCCGCGCAGCTGCACACCCCCGAAGCGGCACCGGCGATCCAGTTCCTCACCAGCCGCGGCTTCGACGTCGCGGCGGCGCAGCGCTTCGGCTGCGGATACGCGCCCGCAGGCTGGGACTCGCTCACCCGCCACCTGCTCGCTGCCGGGTTCACGCTCGACGAGCTGATGAAGGCGGGCCTGTCCAAGGAGGGCCGGCGCGGCCCGATCGACCGGTTCCACCGGCGGCTGCTGTGGTCGATCAAGGACCTCGGCGGGGACGTCGTCGGGTTCGGCGCGCGCCGCCTGTTCGACGACGACGGCATCGAGGCCAAGTACCTCAACACCTCCGACACCCCGGTCTACCGCAAGACGCACGTGCTATTCGGGCTCGACCTCGCGAAGCGGGAGATCGCCAAACGACGCCAGGTGGTGGTCGTCGAGGGCTACACGGACGTGATGGCGATGCACCAGGCCGGCGTGCCCACGGCCGTCGCGTCGTGTGGCACGGCCTTCGGGGCCGAGCACATCGCGGTGATCCGTCGCCTCATCGGCGACGACTCGTTCGACCTCGGCGAGGTGATCTACACCTTCGACGGCGACGCTGCGGGGCAGGCGGCGGCGCTCAAGGCGTTCGAGGGCGACCAGAGCTTCGCCGCGCAGACATTCGTCGCCGTGGCGCCCGACGGGCAGGACCCGTGCGAGCTGCGCCAGTCCCACGGCGACACCGCCGTGCGCGACCTGGTGGCGCGCCGCGAGCCGCTGTTCGAGTTCGCGATCCGCAGCATGCTGCGCGACCACAACCTGGACACCGCGGAGGGCCGGGTCGCCGCGCTGCAGCGCACCGTGCCGCTGGTCGCCCGGATCAAGCGCGAGGACCTGCGCGACGAGTACGCCCGCCGCCTCGCGGGCTGGACCAGCTGGGACGACATCGCGATGGTGGTCCGGCGGGTCCGGGAGGCGGCCGGGGCACCCCCCGAGCCGGTGCGCGGTGCCCGCAACGGGCGCCGGGAGCCGCCCACGCCGCCGCCCAAGGACGACCCGCGGCTGCACCTGCAGCGCGAGGCGCTCAAGGCGGCCCTGCAGATCCCCGCTGTGGCCGGGCCGAGCTACGACGAGCTGCCCGAGCAGGTCTTCGTCCACCCGGCGTTCGCCGCCGTCCACCGCGCGGTGCAGGCGGCGGGCGGCGTGTGCAGCGGCCGCGAGGGCCACGCGTGGCTGGAGGCGGTGCTCGCGGAATGCCCGCAGGAGGCGCGCCCGCTGGTCACCGAGCTGGCCGTGGAGCCCCTCGAACTGCCCAGGCGCAACACCGACGAGGCCCGCTACGTCGGCAGCGTCATCGCAGGGGTCCGGTTGGCGCTGGTCGAGGCGCAGGTGGCGGAGCTGAAGGCACGGCTGCAGCGCACCAACCCGGTGGAGGAGCCCGACGCCTACCACCAGCTCTTCGGTGACCTGGTGCCGCTGGAGCAGTACCGGATCGCGCTGCGGGAGCAGGCGGCCCGATGA
- a CDS encoding carboxymuconolactone decarboxylase family protein encodes MPRIPAVPESEAGFFGRLVYRFARRRFGDVPEPFAVFRHNRRLFWASLVAEGVQEWAPRVLPTRVRELAVYRTATVVGCSWCVDFGTMLQRLDGLDVERLQHIDEYATNPLYDRAERLAIAYADAMTAQPMTVTDAQVAELEAEFGRAGVVELTHAIALENMRGRANHALGITDQGFDAACRVRLAPADAPASRG; translated from the coding sequence ATGCCACGCATTCCCGCGGTTCCCGAGTCGGAGGCCGGGTTCTTCGGCCGGCTCGTGTACCGGTTCGCGCGCCGGAGGTTCGGCGACGTCCCGGAGCCGTTCGCGGTGTTCCGGCACAACAGGCGGCTGTTCTGGGCGTCGCTGGTGGCGGAGGGCGTGCAGGAGTGGGCGCCTCGCGTGCTGCCGACGCGGGTGCGCGAGCTCGCCGTGTACCGGACGGCCACGGTGGTGGGCTGCTCGTGGTGCGTCGACTTCGGCACGATGCTCCAGCGCCTCGACGGGCTCGACGTCGAGCGGCTGCAGCACATCGACGAGTACGCGACGAACCCGCTCTACGACCGGGCCGAGCGGCTCGCGATCGCCTACGCCGACGCGATGACCGCGCAGCCGATGACGGTGACCGACGCGCAGGTGGCCGAGCTGGAGGCCGAGTTCGGGCGGGCCGGGGTCGTGGAGCTCACCCACGCCATCGCGCTGGAGAACATGCGCGGCCGGGCCAACCACGCCCTCGGCATCACCGACCAGGGTTTCGACGCAGCGTGCCGGGTGCGTCTGGCCCCTGCAGATGCGCCAGCTTCTCGGGGTTGA
- a CDS encoding hemolysin family protein, protein MTILSILLGVLTVVGLTVLTGYFVAQEFGYMAVDRSRLQARASAGDAAARRALGITRRTSFMLSGAQLGITVTGLLAGYVAEPMIGDGVAELLGGTGVPAGAGLVIGAVVALVVVTVVQMVFGELFPKNLAIARPEPVARALAYSTSIYLAAFGWLIRLFDAASNVLLKALRIEPVHDVEHAATPRDLEAIIDESRDSGDLDDDLSTLLDRVLDFTDRTARAAMIPRPRVTSVRAGAPISELVEVMASGHSRLPVIGENPDDVVGVICLRDVLALEGRSDLATLRVIDVARTPVLVLASLPLPTVLDRLRGADDEFAVVVDEYGGLAGVITVEDIAEELVGEITDEHDPAGADGLAANDGEWTVPGTLSVEEVERLLDADLPDGEYQTIGGLVIDELQRLPEPGDGVRLRLENPSLSEEGEPPRTLEITVLTVERHVPSSVRLAWAEAEVPA, encoded by the coding sequence GTGACCATCCTCTCCATCCTCCTCGGCGTGCTGACGGTCGTCGGCCTCACCGTGCTCACCGGCTACTTCGTGGCCCAGGAGTTCGGGTACATGGCCGTCGACCGCTCCCGGCTCCAGGCCCGCGCCTCCGCGGGTGACGCGGCTGCGCGGCGCGCGCTCGGCATCACCCGCCGCACCTCGTTCATGCTGTCCGGCGCCCAGCTGGGCATCACCGTCACCGGCCTGCTGGCCGGCTACGTGGCCGAGCCGATGATCGGTGACGGCGTGGCCGAGCTCCTCGGCGGCACCGGTGTGCCGGCGGGCGCCGGGCTGGTCATCGGCGCAGTGGTGGCGCTGGTCGTCGTCACGGTCGTGCAGATGGTGTTCGGCGAGCTGTTCCCCAAGAACCTCGCGATCGCCCGGCCCGAGCCGGTGGCGCGTGCACTCGCGTACTCCACGTCGATCTACCTCGCCGCGTTCGGCTGGCTGATCCGGCTCTTCGACGCCGCCTCGAACGTGCTGCTCAAGGCGCTGCGGATCGAGCCGGTGCACGACGTCGAGCACGCTGCGACCCCGCGCGACCTCGAGGCGATCATCGACGAGTCCCGCGACAGCGGCGACCTCGACGACGACCTGTCCACCCTCCTCGACCGCGTGCTCGACTTCACCGACCGCACCGCGCGGGCCGCGATGATCCCGCGGCCGCGGGTCACATCGGTACGGGCCGGCGCCCCGATCTCCGAGCTCGTCGAGGTGATGGCATCGGGCCACTCGCGCCTGCCGGTCATCGGGGAGAACCCCGACGACGTGGTCGGCGTGATCTGCCTGCGCGACGTGCTGGCCCTGGAAGGGCGGTCCGACCTGGCCACCCTGCGCGTCATCGACGTGGCCCGCACACCCGTGCTCGTGCTGGCGTCGCTGCCACTGCCCACCGTCCTCGACCGCCTTCGCGGGGCCGACGACGAGTTCGCGGTGGTCGTCGACGAGTACGGCGGCCTCGCAGGCGTCATCACGGTCGAGGACATCGCGGAGGAGCTCGTCGGCGAGATCACCGACGAGCACGACCCGGCCGGTGCCGACGGCCTCGCCGCGAACGACGGCGAGTGGACCGTGCCCGGCACGCTCTCGGTCGAGGAGGTGGAGCGCCTGCTCGACGCCGACCTGCCGGACGGCGAGTACCAGACCATCGGCGGCCTGGTGATCGACGAGCTGCAGCGCCTCCCCGAACCCGGCGACGGCGTCCGGCTCCGGCTCGAGAACCCGTCGCTGTCCGAGGAGGGCGAGCCGCCGCGCACGCTGGAGATCACCGTGCTCACCGTCGAGCGCCACGTGCCGTCCTCCGTGCGGCTGGCGTGGGCCGAAGCGGAGGTGCCGGCATGA
- a CDS encoding RtcB family protein: MEQITKGLLNWASILEDATREQALQTARMPFVRPHVALMPDAHLGMGSTVGSVIPTVEAVMPASVGVDIGCGMAAVRTQLTKDDIAEAGPLSALREAIEAAVPVSKGGYNRKLTDTAAARVAELEALAERAQFDPGSYAGNWRLQLGTLGSGNHFIELCLDEADRLWVFLHSGSRGVGNKIAQRHVRTAQQLCERWWIELPHRDLAYLPEGIDEFWHYIRELRWAQRFALENRAEMLDRIVGCIAEWAGREIERAEDVQCHHNYTEQERHFGVDVWLTRKGAIDASAGRPGLIPGSMGTRSYVVTGLGNPASFNSAPHGAGRNFSRRAAREKFTVEQLAEAMEGIEWRASNAAAFLDEIPEAYKSIDVVMEDAKDLVTVDHTLRQVLNVKGD; this comes from the coding sequence GTGGAGCAGATCACCAAGGGCCTGCTGAACTGGGCGTCGATCCTCGAGGACGCTACCCGGGAGCAGGCGCTGCAGACCGCCCGGATGCCGTTCGTCCGCCCGCACGTCGCGCTGATGCCCGACGCGCACCTCGGCATGGGATCCACCGTCGGCAGCGTGATCCCCACGGTGGAGGCGGTGATGCCGGCGAGCGTCGGCGTCGACATCGGCTGCGGCATGGCGGCGGTGCGCACCCAGCTCACGAAGGACGACATCGCCGAGGCGGGTCCACTGTCCGCGCTGCGGGAGGCGATCGAGGCGGCCGTACCCGTCTCCAAGGGTGGCTACAACCGGAAGCTGACGGACACGGCCGCGGCCCGCGTCGCCGAGCTGGAGGCGCTCGCCGAGCGTGCGCAGTTCGACCCGGGTTCCTATGCGGGGAACTGGCGGCTGCAGCTCGGCACGCTCGGGTCCGGGAACCACTTCATCGAGCTGTGCCTGGACGAGGCGGACCGGCTGTGGGTGTTCCTGCACTCCGGCTCGCGCGGGGTGGGCAACAAGATCGCGCAACGGCACGTCCGCACCGCGCAGCAGCTGTGCGAGCGCTGGTGGATCGAGCTGCCGCACCGCGACCTCGCCTACCTGCCGGAGGGGATCGACGAGTTCTGGCACTACATCCGGGAGCTCCGCTGGGCCCAGCGTTTCGCGCTGGAGAACCGCGCCGAGATGCTCGACCGGATCGTCGGGTGCATCGCCGAGTGGGCGGGCCGGGAGATCGAGCGTGCCGAGGACGTCCAGTGCCACCACAACTACACCGAGCAGGAGCGGCACTTCGGTGTGGACGTCTGGCTCACCCGCAAGGGCGCGATCGACGCCTCGGCGGGGCGGCCGGGGCTCATCCCCGGCTCCATGGGCACGCGGTCCTACGTGGTGACGGGCCTGGGCAACCCGGCCTCGTTCAACTCGGCGCCGCACGGCGCGGGCCGCAACTTCTCCCGGCGGGCCGCGCGGGAGAAGTTCACGGTGGAGCAGCTCGCCGAGGCGATGGAGGGCATCGAGTGGCGGGCCTCCAACGCGGCGGCGTTCCTCGACGAGA